Sequence from the Sphingosinicella ginsenosidimutans genome:
AACGCCTGCGCGCCGCGGTCGAAAAGCACCGGCCCGATTTCGTCGTCCCCGAGATCGAGGCGATCCGCACCGAGGCGCTGGTCGAGCTTGAGGGCGAGGGCTGGCACGTCGTGCCGACCGCGCGCGCCGCGGCAATGACCATGAACCGCGATGCGATCCGAAGCCTCGCCGCCGAGCAGCTCGGCCTTCGCACCTCGCGCTATCGGTTCGCCGAGAGCCTCGACGAGGTGATCGCGGCGGCAGGGCACACCGGCCTTCCCTGTGTGGTCAAGCCGGTCATGTCTTCGTCCGGCAAGGGCCAATCGACGGTGCGCGGTGAGGACGAGCTGGCGGCGGCCTGGACCTACGCGGTCGCCAACATGCGCGGCGACCGGCCGCGCGTGATCGTCGAGCAATTCGTCGATTTCGACTATGAGATCACCCTGCTCACCGTCCGCTCGCGGGGCGGCGTCAGCTTCTGCCCGCCGATCGGCCACCGGCAGGAACATGGCGATTATCGCGAAAGCTGGCAGCCGATGGCGATGTCGCCGGCTGCGCTCGCCGAGGCGCAGGCGATGGCGCGCGCCGTCGTCGACGATCTCGGCGGTTACGGCATCTTCGGCGTCGAATTCTTCATCAAGGGCGACGAGGCGATCTTTTCCGAGCTCAGCCCACGGCCGCACGATACCGGCATGGTCACGTCGATCTCGCAGGATCTGTCGGAATTCGATCTCCACGCCCGCGCGATCCTTGGGCTGCCGATCCCTGAAATCGCGCTTCGCGGCCCCTCCGCATCGGCGGTCATCCTCGCGGACCGGGACGCGACCGCCTTCCGGTTCGAAGGGCTGGCGGATGCGCTGGCGACGGGGCCGCAGGTCGACGTGCGGATTTTCGGCAAGCCGGCGACCCGCCCGAACCGCCGAATGGGCGTCGCGCTCGCCCGTGCCGAAAGCGTTGAGGCCGCCCGGGCGCTGGCCAGCGAAGCCGCCCGCCGGGTGCGGATCGTCTATTCCTGAATCTCGGCGTCGCGCTCCGCCTCGCGCGCCGCTTCCTCGTCCTGCGTGATCGGAAAGTGGCTGTAGCGCTCGGCCGGGCCGCCCGCGATCCCGGCGTCCGGGCGGGTTTCCGGGAAGGCGCTGCCCAGCTCGTCGCGCGCGCGGGCGATGGCGGCGCGCATGTCGCCCTGACTGCCGAAATAGGGAACCCGATCGTCATAGCCGCGCGGCGTGCCGGCCGTGCCTTCCGCGGCATAGGCGCCGCAGTCCGCGCCGCAATCGACGCCGCCCGGCCAGCCATAATCGGCGCTGACGCTTCGCGGCGGCATCGGCAGCGCCTCGGCCGGCGGCCGGGGCGGCCGGACCACGGTTTCGTGGAAGGCGAGCGGATCGATCGCCGCCACCGTATTGTTGCCGAGCGTGACGCCGATCAGGATTCCGCCGATCGCGAGCGCGCCGACCGCGGGAAAATACCAGGGCGTCTCGAGCCGCCGCCGAATCGCGCGCCTGAGCGCGCGCCAGAGCCGTTCAGGGAAGCTCTTGCGCCGCCGCGAGGACCTCTTCGGCATGGCCGGGCACCTTCACCTTGCGCCAGATCCGGCTGATCGTCCCGTCCCGATCGATCAGGAAGGTGGCGCGTTCGATTCCCATATATTTGCGCCCGTACATGGATTTTTCCACCCATGTTCCGAACGCCTCGCACGCGCCGCCCTCCTCGTCCGAGGCGAGCTTGACGCGAAGATCGTGCTTCGCGGCGAACTTGGCGTGGCTTCGGGGGCTGTCCTTCGACACGCCGAGCACCCAGGTCCCGGCCTTTTCGAAGGCGTCGGCGAGGGCGGTGAAGTCCTTCGCCTCGCGGGTGCAGCCGCTCGTATCGTCCTTCGGGTAGAAATAGAGGACGAGCTTGTTGCCCTTGAAATCGGCGGGGCTGACCGAGTCGCCATCCGCCGCGGTCAGCGCCACATCCGGCACGCGATCGCCCAGGCTCACCATGAACGTCCTCCCTCTTCGGTCCCGCTGTGGCGCGCATGGCTGCCGCGGGCAAGCGCGAATCAGCGCCGGGCTATCCCCGCCCAGAGCGCCGCGATGTCGGCCCGCGCACGATCGTGCGCGGCGACGAGCGCGTCCCAGTCGTCAAGCCCGCAGGCGCGTGCGACCAGCGCACGGCTCGGCGGCGCGGGAATGTCTGCGCCCGGCGCCACCAGCCGCAGCATGACGAGGATCCGGGTCAGCAGCCGCATGGCCGGTGCGATCTGTGGCCCGGCCAGCCCGGTGGCGGCGAGATCGGTGATCGCCTCCCCCAGTCGCGGCGTCAGGCCGATGCCGCTGGTCAACTGAAGGACCTGGATCGCGAATTCGAGGTCGACCAGCCCGCCCGGCCCGAGCTTGATGTCGAACGGCCCGGCGGGCGGCTTGTGCGCATTCATCTCGGCGCGCATCGCCACCGCGTCGGCGACGACCCGCGCAGGATCGTGCGGCGCGCGAAGCACTCCGGCCACCGTCGCCGCGAGCGCGGCGCGCCCCTCCGGCGATCCGTAGACAGGCCGCCCCCGCGTCAGGGCCATATGTTCGAACGTCCAGGCCCTGTCGGCCTGATAGGCGGCGAAGCTGTCGAGGCTGACCGCGAGCATCCCGTCGGCGCCGGACGGCCGCAGCCTGGTATCGACCTCGTACAGGGGGCCGGCCGCGGTCGCGACGCTGAGCGCGGCGGTGACGCGCGGCGCGAGCCGGTTGAAATAATCGGTCGCGCGCAACGGCTTCGGCCCGTCCGATTCAGCCTCATGCGTGCCGCTGAACAGGTAGATGAGGTCGAGATCGGAGGCATGGGTCAGCGCCGACCCGCCGAGCCGCCCGAGCCCGAGGATCAGCAGCTCCGATCCCGGGACGCGGCCATGACGCGCCTCGAAATCGGCGATCGCGGCGTCGGCCAGTGCCTGGATCGCCGCCTCGGCCACCCGGGCATAGCCGCGCGCCACCTCGATCGGATCGCCGGCCCCGGTCACGAGCTGCGCGCCCAGCGCGAACCGCCGCTCATTGACCCGCCGGCGCACGCGATCGAGCAGCAACTGGTAATCCTCGTCGTCGCGATCGGGCCGCGCGAATTCCTCCGCGAGCGCGGGCACGTCCGGTGGCGGGTCGAAGGCGCTGGCGTCGATCAGCCCGTCGAGAAGCGCGGGCCGCAGCCCGATCTGGTCGGCCAATGGCGGCGCGTGGCTCAGGATCGCGCCGAGCTGCTGCGTCAGCGCCGGCCGCGCGACGAGCAGACGGAACAGGTTGATCCCGCTCGGCAGCCGCTCGATGAGGTCGCCGAACCGGTTCATCGCCTGGTTCGGATCGCTCGCCCCGGCGAAGGCCTCGACCAGAACGGGCAGCATCGCCTCGAACGCATCGCGCGCGGCGGGGGAACGGAGCGAACGCGCCTTGCCCGATCGCCAGTCCTCGATCCGCGTGCGCGCCGCCGCCGGATCGGCGAAGCCCGCCTTCACCAGCGCCGCCGTCAGCGCCTCCCCGTCCAGCGGCAGCCGGGCCTCCTCGCCGCCGCCGAGCCGGTCGTAGAAAGCCGATACCGCTTCGACCTGCGGGCGGAGCAGGGCGAGCAGGGCCGCGCCATCCGGCAGGCCGTGCAGGCGCGCGACATTGTCGAGCGCGTCGCCCGCGCGGGGCAG
This genomic interval carries:
- a CDS encoding bifunctional [glutamine synthetase] adenylyltransferase/[glutamine synthetase]-adenylyl-L-tyrosine phosphorylase — translated: MIETRTERDFAAALARARACSPFLALESERFPEVTARLEAGDLAGALAAAEDSSDDPARAVRRTRSAHALALGIADLAGAMSLEEVTAALSSLADRTLETAIAAAVAERTPGEAARGFAIIALGKLGGGELNYSSDVDLIFLFDPETLPRKPREEPIQAAVRLSNRIVELVQARTEDGYAFRVDLRLRPSPEVTPVALPVNAAISHYESSALPWERAAFIRARACAGDAALGRYFLEAIHPFVWRRSLDFGAIGEIQAMSHLIRDHYAGGQAFGPGFDLKRGRGGIREIEFFVQIHQLIHGGREPELRSPSTLAALAALQRADRIAPHVADSLAAAYRIERTIEHRLQMVDDRQTHALPRAGDALDNVARLHGLPDGAALLALLRPQVEAVSAFYDRLGGGEEARLPLDGEALTAALVKAGFADPAAARTRIEDWRSGKARSLRSPAARDAFEAMLPVLVEAFAGASDPNQAMNRFGDLIERLPSGINLFRLLVARPALTQQLGAILSHAPPLADQIGLRPALLDGLIDASAFDPPPDVPALAEEFARPDRDDEDYQLLLDRVRRRVNERRFALGAQLVTGAGDPIEVARGYARVAEAAIQALADAAIADFEARHGRVPGSELLILGLGRLGGSALTHASDLDLIYLFSGTHEAESDGPKPLRATDYFNRLAPRVTAALSVATAAGPLYEVDTRLRPSGADGMLAVSLDSFAAYQADRAWTFEHMALTRGRPVYGSPEGRAALAATVAGVLRAPHDPARVVADAVAMRAEMNAHKPPAGPFDIKLGPGGLVDLEFAIQVLQLTSGIGLTPRLGEAITDLAATGLAGPQIAPAMRLLTRILVMLRLVAPGADIPAPPSRALVARACGLDDWDALVAAHDRARADIAALWAGIARR
- the purT gene encoding formate-dependent phosphoribosylglycinamide formyltransferase — its product is MTFTAKILLLGSGELGREFTISAKRLGACVIACDSYEGAPAMQVADAAEVFPMLDGERLRAAVEKHRPDFVVPEIEAIRTEALVELEGEGWHVVPTARAAAMTMNRDAIRSLAAEQLGLRTSRYRFAESLDEVIAAAGHTGLPCVVKPVMSSSGKGQSTVRGEDELAAAWTYAVANMRGDRPRVIVEQFVDFDYEITLLTVRSRGGVSFCPPIGHRQEHGDYRESWQPMAMSPAALAEAQAMARAVVDDLGGYGIFGVEFFIKGDEAIFSELSPRPHDTGMVTSISQDLSEFDLHARAILGLPIPEIALRGPSASAVILADRDATAFRFEGLADALATGPQVDVRIFGKPATRPNRRMGVALARAESVEAARALASEAARRVRIVYS
- a CDS encoding peroxiredoxin codes for the protein MVSLGDRVPDVALTAADGDSVSPADFKGNKLVLYFYPKDDTSGCTREAKDFTALADAFEKAGTWVLGVSKDSPRSHAKFAAKHDLRVKLASDEEGGACEAFGTWVEKSMYGRKYMGIERATFLIDRDGTISRIWRKVKVPGHAEEVLAAAQELP